One Actinoplanes missouriensis 431 DNA segment encodes these proteins:
- the pknB gene encoding Stk1 family PASTA domain-containing Ser/Thr kinase gives MTAQARLLGGRYQVGELLGYGGMAEVHRGRDLRLGRDVAIKMLRTDLARDATFQERFRREAQNSAALNHPAIVAVYDTGEETSATGERLPFIVMEFVSGRTLKEVLAQEQRLQPRRALEIIADICAALEFSHRHGIIHRDIKPGNVMITQNGQVKVMDFGIARALASGATTMTQTSAVIGTAQYLSPEQARGESVDARSDVYAAGCVLFELIVGHPPFVGDSPVSVAYQHVREDPKPPSSIVRDLPPDIDAITLKALAKNPLNRYQSAQEMRADALRAVSGRPVMATPVMSQAETVAMTAGPRQWQPQAATTMQRPIPAGVAPQGKPENKSSWVMAVLAGLSVLVVIVLGVALAMSRDRDNTEDTPAVATVTMPNLEGLTEAEARKELDQQGLNNRTAQAPTTKQDCTGTVVKQSPDPNTQIEVTAAVSYQLCNAPDEVEVPTGLVGGTSSAAEAALVAKGLRVDFRETASPEPKGQVLSVERAGKEVEPGTTITVKISDNSQTLVPDVTGVSQEVANDRLEQAGLNGTQGQSIQVEGGTPGDVAKQSPAAGKKVDKGSRITLTIVAEPKTESPSPDPSLSETPPGEGDGDGEGGGTTEQ, from the coding sequence ATGACGGCGCAGGCCCGCCTGCTCGGTGGCAGGTATCAGGTCGGCGAGCTGCTCGGCTACGGCGGCATGGCAGAGGTGCACCGCGGGCGCGACCTGCGCCTCGGCCGTGACGTGGCGATCAAGATGCTGCGCACCGACCTGGCCCGGGATGCCACGTTCCAGGAGCGGTTCCGGCGTGAGGCACAGAACTCGGCGGCTCTGAACCACCCAGCGATCGTCGCCGTCTACGACACGGGCGAGGAGACCTCCGCCACCGGCGAGCGGCTCCCGTTCATCGTGATGGAGTTCGTGAGCGGCCGCACCCTCAAGGAAGTCCTCGCCCAGGAGCAGCGCCTTCAGCCGCGGCGGGCACTCGAGATCATCGCGGATATCTGCGCGGCGCTGGAGTTCAGCCACCGGCACGGGATCATCCACCGGGACATCAAGCCCGGCAACGTGATGATCACGCAGAACGGCCAGGTCAAGGTGATGGACTTCGGCATCGCCCGCGCCCTGGCCAGCGGCGCCACGACGATGACGCAGACCAGCGCGGTGATCGGCACAGCGCAATATCTGTCACCCGAGCAGGCGCGCGGCGAGTCCGTCGACGCGCGCTCCGATGTGTACGCGGCGGGCTGCGTCCTCTTCGAGCTGATCGTCGGGCACCCGCCGTTCGTCGGGGACAGCCCGGTCAGCGTGGCGTACCAGCACGTCCGGGAAGACCCGAAGCCGCCGAGCTCGATCGTCCGCGACCTGCCGCCGGACATCGACGCGATCACGCTGAAGGCGCTCGCGAAGAACCCGCTGAACCGTTACCAGTCCGCCCAGGAGATGCGCGCCGACGCGCTGCGTGCCGTCTCCGGCCGCCCGGTCATGGCCACCCCGGTGATGAGCCAGGCCGAGACCGTGGCGATGACCGCCGGCCCGCGCCAGTGGCAGCCGCAGGCAGCCACCACGATGCAGCGCCCGATCCCCGCCGGGGTCGCGCCGCAGGGCAAGCCGGAGAACAAGTCGTCCTGGGTGATGGCCGTGCTGGCCGGGCTTAGCGTGCTCGTCGTGATCGTCCTGGGCGTCGCGCTCGCGATGAGCCGCGACCGAGACAACACCGAGGACACACCGGCGGTCGCCACGGTGACGATGCCCAACCTGGAGGGCCTCACCGAGGCGGAAGCCCGCAAGGAGCTGGACCAGCAGGGCCTCAACAACCGGACCGCGCAGGCCCCGACGACGAAGCAGGACTGCACCGGAACGGTGGTCAAGCAGTCCCCGGATCCGAACACGCAGATCGAGGTCACCGCGGCCGTCAGCTACCAGCTGTGCAACGCGCCCGACGAGGTCGAAGTGCCGACCGGCCTGGTCGGTGGCACGTCGAGCGCAGCAGAGGCGGCGCTGGTCGCCAAGGGCCTCAGGGTGGACTTCCGTGAGACCGCCAGCCCTGAGCCGAAGGGCCAGGTGCTCTCCGTGGAGCGCGCCGGCAAAGAGGTCGAGCCCGGCACCACGATCACCGTGAAGATCTCCGACAACAGCCAGACCCTGGTCCCGGACGTGACGGGTGTGTCGCAGGAGGTCGCCAACGACCGGCTCGAGCAGGCCGGTCTCAACGGCACCCAGGGCCAGAGCATCCAGGTCGAGGGTGGCACCCCCGGCGACGTCGCGAAGCAGAGCCCGGCCGCCGGCAAGAAGGTCGACAAGGGCAGCAGGATCACCCTGACCATCGTCGCCGAGCCGAAGACGGAAAGCCCGAGCCCCGACCCCTCCCTCAGCGAGACCCCGCCGGGCGAGGGCGACGGCGATGGTGAAGGCGGCGGCACCACCGAGCAGTAA
- a CDS encoding aminodeoxychorismate/anthranilate synthase component II: protein MRILVIDNYDSFVFNLVQYLGQLGADCEVRRNDEISVDEVGEFGAAGLLLSPGPGSPERAGIMMDVIKAYAGKLPMFGVCLGHQAIGAAFGATVTRAPELLHGKTSEVHHAGTGVLAGLPDPFTATRYHSLAVLPETLPAEIEVTGRTESGVVMAMRHRELPIEGVQFHPESVLTEGGHTMLANWLASCGLEAALEKAPALAAEVETRRRSAFATA from the coding sequence TTGCGCATCCTGGTCATCGACAACTACGACTCGTTCGTCTTCAACCTGGTCCAGTACCTCGGTCAGCTCGGGGCGGACTGCGAGGTGCGGCGCAACGACGAGATCTCGGTCGACGAGGTCGGCGAGTTCGGCGCCGCCGGTCTGCTGCTCTCGCCCGGTCCGGGGTCACCCGAGCGCGCCGGGATCATGATGGACGTGATCAAGGCGTACGCCGGAAAGCTCCCGATGTTTGGGGTTTGCCTTGGTCACCAGGCGATCGGGGCGGCGTTCGGCGCCACGGTGACCCGCGCGCCCGAGCTGCTGCACGGCAAGACCTCCGAGGTGCACCACGCCGGGACGGGTGTGCTGGCCGGACTGCCGGATCCGTTCACCGCGACCAGGTACCACTCCCTCGCCGTCCTTCCGGAGACGCTTCCGGCGGAGATCGAGGTGACCGGGCGTACCGAATCGGGTGTGGTGATGGCGATGCGGCACCGCGAGCTTCCGATCGAGGGCGTGCAGTTCCACCCGGAGTCGGTGCTCACCGAGGGCGGCCACACAATGCTGGCGAACTGGCTGGCCTCCTGCGGCCTGGAGGCCGCCCTGGAGAAGGCGCCGGCGCTGGCGGCCGAGGTGGAGACCCGCCGCCGTTCCGCGTTCGCCACCGCCTGA
- a CDS encoding class E sortase, whose amino-acid sequence MPLGAVPPGAVPPGAVPTGGVPLGTMPAGAAPQGAIPAGGVPQGAMPAGGVPQGSAGRHGGAADATAMLGAVGREEPPAWAANGAVGPTRDPSPTTVIRTIDAPTGMLPTLAPGAPVPGKLTVLPPGAAAQAAREAAGPDATLGAASVSATPAVRPGGPEDVPPTAEDEDADKPKRGERVVKLRPEQTGEGYKSVYSELTRPTVGSRIRTGIRTSGEVMITFGLIVLLFAGYQVFGNSAKVQSEQDHLAQELDQAWADPTVAPTASTPQGPAAPGDSLVGRLYIPKFDKEWVVVDGVQPADIKYAPGHYPETAMPGEVGNFSVAGHRIKKIFWRLDELKSGDVIGVETRDSWYVYKVYDLEVVKPTQVEVVAAVPGKPKAKPTKALLTLTTCNPKFNNYERLIVHAELASKTPRDQAQPDAGMPAEMKAS is encoded by the coding sequence ATGCCACTCGGTGCGGTGCCGCCGGGTGCGGTGCCGCCGGGTGCGGTGCCGACCGGCGGTGTGCCGCTGGGCACGATGCCGGCTGGCGCGGCGCCTCAGGGAGCGATCCCGGCCGGCGGTGTGCCGCAGGGCGCGATGCCGGCTGGCGGTGTGCCGCAGGGGTCGGCGGGTCGGCATGGCGGGGCTGCTGACGCCACCGCGATGCTCGGGGCCGTGGGCCGGGAGGAACCGCCCGCCTGGGCCGCCAACGGCGCCGTCGGACCCACCCGTGACCCCAGCCCGACCACCGTCATCCGCACCATCGACGCACCCACCGGCATGCTGCCCACGCTGGCTCCGGGCGCGCCGGTTCCCGGCAAGCTCACCGTTCTGCCGCCGGGTGCGGCGGCGCAGGCCGCTCGTGAGGCAGCCGGCCCCGACGCGACGCTCGGCGCGGCCTCGGTCAGCGCCACCCCCGCCGTCCGGCCCGGTGGCCCGGAGGACGTGCCGCCGACGGCCGAGGACGAGGACGCCGACAAGCCGAAGCGCGGCGAGCGGGTGGTCAAGCTCCGGCCGGAGCAGACCGGCGAGGGCTACAAGAGCGTCTACTCCGAGCTGACCCGGCCCACGGTCGGCTCGCGGATCCGCACCGGTATCCGCACCTCCGGCGAAGTAATGATCACTTTCGGTCTGATCGTGCTGCTCTTCGCGGGCTATCAGGTCTTCGGCAACTCGGCCAAGGTGCAGTCCGAGCAGGACCACCTGGCTCAGGAGCTCGACCAGGCCTGGGCGGACCCGACCGTCGCGCCGACGGCCAGCACCCCGCAGGGCCCGGCCGCGCCGGGTGACAGCCTCGTCGGACGTCTCTACATCCCGAAGTTCGACAAGGAGTGGGTGGTCGTCGACGGCGTCCAGCCGGCCGACATCAAGTACGCGCCGGGCCACTACCCCGAGACCGCGATGCCCGGCGAGGTCGGCAACTTCTCGGTCGCCGGCCACCGGATCAAGAAGATCTTCTGGCGGCTCGACGAGCTGAAGTCCGGTGACGTGATCGGTGTCGAGACCCGCGACAGCTGGTACGTCTACAAGGTCTACGACCTCGAAGTCGTCAAGCCCACCCAGGTCGAGGTCGTCGCCGCCGTGCCCGGCAAGCCGAAGGCGAAGCCGACCAAGGCGCTGCTGACGCTCACCACCTGCAACCCGAAGTTCAACAACTACGAGCGGCTCATCGTGCACGCCGAGCTGGCCAGCAAGACTCCCCGCGACCAGGCCCAGCCGGACGCCGGAATGCCTGCCGAGATGAAGGCAAGCTGA
- a CDS encoding DUF881 domain-containing protein, with product MVFSTGGGSDDRAVGPSWRLVLRRAARGLRPRRGAKKSIWSAGVPLIALAAGLLFTTSATTADGTALRDDRRPQLTQLIAEKRDRLAVSEKRAAALLAEVDEETARLAEVDQPVKIASENADAIRQPAGFTALRGPGITVTLDDSPRRGSDFAENAPDNDDLVVHQGDVQAVVNALWAGGAEAMTIMDVRVISTSAVRCVGNTLLLHGQVFSPPFKITAIGEPTAMDRALDSAEGVRQFREAVADFGLGYTEKVEKNVTVRAYDGSTDLRSAQAAR from the coding sequence GTGGTGTTTTCAACGGGTGGCGGCAGCGATGACCGCGCTGTCGGGCCCTCCTGGCGGCTCGTGCTGCGGCGTGCCGCGCGCGGCCTCCGGCCACGGCGCGGCGCGAAAAAATCGATCTGGTCCGCCGGGGTCCCGCTCATCGCGCTGGCTGCGGGTCTGCTCTTCACCACCTCGGCGACAACCGCAGACGGTACGGCACTGCGGGACGACCGGAGGCCGCAACTGACCCAGTTGATCGCCGAGAAACGGGACCGCCTGGCCGTGAGCGAGAAACGGGCCGCCGCTCTGCTCGCCGAGGTCGACGAGGAGACCGCCCGGCTCGCCGAGGTCGACCAGCCGGTGAAGATCGCCAGCGAGAACGCGGACGCGATCCGCCAGCCGGCCGGCTTCACCGCGCTGCGCGGACCGGGCATCACCGTCACCCTCGACGACTCGCCCCGGCGCGGCTCGGACTTCGCCGAGAACGCGCCCGACAACGACGATCTGGTGGTCCACCAGGGTGACGTCCAGGCCGTCGTGAACGCTCTCTGGGCAGGTGGCGCCGAGGCGATGACGATCATGGATGTCCGCGTCATCTCCACGAGCGCGGTACGCTGTGTCGGCAATACGCTGCTCCTTCACGGCCAGGTCTTCTCGCCACCGTTCAAGATCACGGCGATTGGCGAACCCACAGCCATGGATCGTGCGTTGGACTCGGCAGAAGGAGTCAGGCAGTTCCGCGAGGCCGTCGCCGACTTCGGGCTCGGTTACACGGAAAAGGTGGAGAAGAACGTGACAGTGCGGGCGTACGACGGATCGACCGACCTCCGATCGGCGCAGGCTGCCCGGTGA
- a CDS encoding cell division protein CrgA — translation MPKSQVRKKKVYTPPADIRPAAAGASKKPSPAWIPFTAVALIVIGIAWLVVYYLSSQQWPVESWRYWNLAVGFGCMVASLGLLSRWR, via the coding sequence GTGCCGAAGTCTCAGGTTCGCAAGAAGAAGGTCTACACCCCGCCGGCGGACATCCGGCCGGCGGCGGCTGGGGCGTCCAAGAAGCCAAGCCCCGCATGGATTCCATTCACCGCGGTTGCCCTGATCGTCATCGGCATCGCCTGGCTGGTCGTCTACTACCTGTCGTCCCAGCAGTGGCCGGTCGAGAGCTGGCGTTACTGGAACCTCGCGGTCGGTTTCGGCTGCATGGTCGCCTCGCTGGGCCTCCTTTCCCGCTGGCGTTGA
- a CDS encoding (Fe-S)-binding protein, giving the protein MGVPQIVATVLAGAITVVAVYLAVKAVLTITSVIRRGQPAPERFTDPKTRTTTMLTETVGHTRMLKWSAIGAAHWFVMFSFIILSLLVLEAYFEVAAPAMGLPIIGHWTIFGLVTEWFGILGTIAILYLVFVRQREKPGAKKRSRFLGSTMWQAYFVEAVIVGVLIFGFLIRGFKVATDHFEYPLWATPVSHAVGSILPAWEDGATWMALIKICISMTWLITISLNPTMGVAWHRFLAFFNIYFKRSPEKPAGSGLGALKPMMSEGKPLDFEEADPEKDLFGVNQVEQFTWKGLLDFSTCTECGRCQSQCPAWNTAKPLSPKLLVLSLRDHAYAKAPYLLAGGGKDLMGEEKATEAQLAHMDVLALAEGNRPLIGTAEDQGVIDPDVLWSCTTCGACVEQCPVDIEHIDHIVDMRRYQVLIESSFPSEAGVMLRNLENKGNPWGAPQNTREDWTKGLDFEVPRVGEVEDFDYLFWVGCAGAFEDRAKKTTRAVATLLNEAGVNYAILGEGETCTGDPARRIGNEFIFQMLAQQNVETLNEAFGDQKTKRIVATCPHCFNTLGNEYEQLGLKVEVVHHTQLLAHLVKEGKLTPVQPIDGDITYHDPCYLGRHNRVFDAPREVLGETGNLIEMPRNSERSFCCGAGGARMWMEERIGKRINVERTEEALATGAKTIAVGCPFCYTMIGDGVTGKGKQEEVEVVDVATVLLRSLKQDA; this is encoded by the coding sequence ATGGGCGTTCCACAGATAGTCGCCACCGTCCTGGCGGGGGCCATCACCGTGGTGGCCGTCTACCTCGCGGTCAAGGCCGTCCTGACGATCACCTCGGTGATCCGCCGGGGCCAGCCCGCGCCGGAGCGGTTCACCGATCCGAAGACGCGGACCACGACGATGCTGACCGAGACGGTCGGCCACACCAGGATGCTCAAGTGGAGCGCGATCGGCGCCGCCCACTGGTTCGTGATGTTCTCGTTCATCATCCTGTCGCTGCTGGTCCTCGAGGCGTACTTCGAGGTCGCGGCGCCGGCGATGGGCCTGCCGATCATCGGGCACTGGACGATCTTCGGTCTGGTCACCGAGTGGTTCGGGATCCTCGGCACGATCGCCATCCTCTACCTGGTCTTCGTGCGCCAGCGGGAGAAGCCGGGGGCGAAGAAGCGCAGCCGGTTCCTCGGTTCGACCATGTGGCAGGCGTACTTCGTCGAGGCCGTCATCGTCGGGGTGCTGATCTTCGGCTTCCTGATCCGCGGTTTCAAGGTCGCCACCGACCACTTCGAGTACCCGCTGTGGGCCACTCCCGTCAGCCACGCCGTCGGCTCGATCCTCCCGGCCTGGGAGGACGGCGCCACCTGGATGGCGCTCATCAAGATCTGCATCTCGATGACCTGGCTGATCACCATTTCGCTCAACCCGACGATGGGCGTGGCCTGGCACCGGTTCCTGGCCTTCTTCAACATCTACTTCAAGCGCAGCCCGGAGAAGCCGGCCGGTTCCGGTCTCGGCGCGCTGAAGCCGATGATGAGCGAGGGCAAGCCCCTCGACTTCGAGGAGGCCGACCCGGAGAAGGACCTGTTCGGCGTCAACCAGGTCGAACAGTTCACCTGGAAGGGTCTGCTCGACTTCTCCACGTGCACCGAGTGCGGCCGCTGCCAGTCGCAGTGCCCGGCGTGGAACACTGCCAAGCCGCTCTCCCCGAAACTCCTGGTCCTCAGTCTGCGCGATCACGCGTACGCGAAGGCTCCCTATCTTCTGGCCGGTGGCGGCAAGGACCTGATGGGTGAGGAGAAGGCGACCGAAGCGCAGCTCGCGCACATGGACGTCCTCGCGCTCGCCGAGGGCAACCGGCCGCTGATCGGCACCGCCGAGGACCAGGGCGTGATCGACCCGGACGTGCTCTGGTCGTGCACCACCTGCGGCGCCTGCGTCGAGCAGTGCCCGGTCGACATCGAGCACATCGACCACATCGTCGACATGCGCCGGTACCAGGTGCTGATCGAGTCCAGCTTCCCCAGCGAGGCCGGCGTCATGCTGCGCAACCTGGAGAACAAGGGCAACCCGTGGGGCGCCCCGCAGAACACCCGCGAGGACTGGACCAAGGGTTTGGACTTCGAGGTGCCGCGGGTCGGCGAGGTCGAGGACTTCGACTATCTGTTCTGGGTCGGCTGCGCCGGCGCGTTCGAGGACCGGGCCAAGAAGACCACCCGCGCGGTCGCGACGCTGCTCAACGAGGCCGGCGTCAACTACGCCATCCTCGGCGAGGGCGAGACCTGCACCGGCGACCCGGCCCGCCGCATCGGCAACGAGTTCATCTTCCAGATGCTCGCCCAGCAGAACGTCGAGACGCTGAACGAGGCTTTCGGGGATCAAAAGACGAAGCGGATCGTCGCGACCTGCCCGCACTGCTTCAACACGCTCGGCAACGAGTACGAGCAGCTCGGCCTCAAGGTCGAGGTCGTGCACCACACCCAGCTGCTGGCCCACCTGGTCAAGGAAGGCAAGCTCACCCCGGTCCAGCCGATCGACGGTGACATCACCTACCACGACCCGTGTTACCTGGGCCGGCACAACCGGGTCTTCGACGCCCCCCGCGAGGTTCTCGGCGAGACCGGCAACCTCATCGAGATGCCGCGCAACTCCGAGCGGTCCTTCTGCTGCGGCGCCGGCGGCGCCCGGATGTGGATGGAAGAGCGGATCGGCAAGCGGATCAACGTGGAGCGCACCGAGGAGGCCCTCGCGACCGGCGCCAAGACGATCGCGGTGGGCTGCCCGTTCTGCTACACGATGATCGGCGACGGGGTCACCGGCAAGGGCAAGCAGGAAGAGGTCGAGGTCGTCGACGTCGCCACGGTCCTGCTGCGCTCGCTCAAGCAGGACGCCTGA
- a CDS encoding GOLPH3/VPS74 family protein — protein MNLLDEFMLLAHDQLGRRIADTSRLNYALGGAILTELALAERIDVADKKVVVIDRSPVGDPIVDASLIRIGDDPKGRKAGHWVTGLSKGVQPQVLDRLVTGEILRVERSKVLVVFPRVRYPWAHDVEPPARASARDRIRSAILGTRAEPRTHAMCSLIAAVEIERKLFPDLDRKLLKTRLKELSEGEWAAAAVRKAIQAVQAAVTIAVVADASGGDGGGGGDGGGGGGGT, from the coding sequence ATGAACCTCCTCGACGAGTTCATGCTTCTCGCACACGATCAACTCGGCCGCCGGATCGCCGATACCTCGCGGCTGAATTACGCCCTGGGCGGCGCGATCCTGACGGAGCTGGCCCTGGCCGAGCGGATCGACGTGGCGGACAAGAAAGTCGTGGTCATCGATCGCTCTCCGGTCGGTGACCCGATCGTCGACGCGTCGCTGATCCGGATCGGCGACGACCCGAAAGGCCGCAAGGCCGGTCACTGGGTGACGGGTCTGTCCAAGGGCGTCCAGCCGCAGGTGCTCGACCGGCTGGTGACCGGCGAGATCCTGCGGGTGGAGCGCAGCAAGGTGCTGGTCGTCTTTCCGCGGGTGCGGTACCCGTGGGCCCACGACGTCGAGCCGCCGGCCCGTGCCTCGGCTCGGGATCGGATCCGGTCGGCGATCCTCGGGACGCGGGCGGAACCCCGTACCCATGCGATGTGTTCTTTGATCGCCGCCGTCGAGATCGAGCGCAAGCTCTTCCCGGACCTGGACCGGAAGCTGCTCAAGACGCGACTCAAGGAGCTCAGCGAGGGCGAGTGGGCGGCCGCCGCGGTACGCAAGGCGATCCAGGCGGTGCAGGCGGCCGTCACCATCGCCGTCGTGGCGGACGCGAGCGGTGGCGACGGTGGCGGGGGTGGAGACGGCGGAGGCGGAGGCGGAGGAACGTGA
- a CDS encoding hemolysin family protein, with protein sequence MDGLFLSAVLPLVAFLLLTGGNAFFVAAEFGLVTVDRAEIEQRAMAGDRRARTVRNALHGLSFQLSGAQLGITLTALLTGYLAEPALSELFTPIVEPLAGSATGTVTHICALVGATLFSMLFGELVPKNAALARPMRLALLTSGPLHGFSTLFKWLIAALNGTANWLVRRLGIEPQEELASARSPEELGLLAAISAQAGALPDETATLLRRTIRFGEKRAAKAMTPRVDVVGLKTTASIADLITVAQQTGHTRFPVYEETLDVVIGVVGVNEAIGVPPERRAAIKVAAVAKEPVYVPESLGLDKVLEALRAADADLAIVVDEYGGTDGVVTVEDLIEELVGEIADEYDTDLDETGSQELTAPGGEKTFLVDGLLREDEVLEQTRFRLPEGPYETLAGFLLARLGHIPVVGESLEEDGWEFTVMEVDRHRIEQVRVVAPPEPSDD encoded by the coding sequence ATGGACGGCCTGTTCCTGAGCGCGGTGCTCCCGCTGGTGGCTTTCCTGCTGCTGACGGGTGGCAACGCGTTCTTCGTGGCCGCCGAGTTCGGGCTGGTCACTGTCGACCGGGCGGAGATCGAGCAGCGTGCCATGGCCGGCGACCGCCGCGCGCGCACGGTCCGCAACGCCCTGCACGGACTCTCCTTCCAGCTCTCCGGCGCCCAGCTCGGCATCACGCTGACCGCGCTGCTCACCGGTTACCTGGCCGAGCCGGCGCTCTCCGAGCTCTTCACGCCGATCGTGGAGCCGCTGGCGGGCTCGGCGACCGGCACCGTGACGCACATCTGCGCGCTGGTCGGGGCCACCCTCTTCTCGATGCTCTTCGGTGAGCTGGTCCCGAAGAACGCGGCGCTGGCCCGCCCGATGCGGCTCGCGCTGCTCACGTCCGGGCCACTGCACGGTTTCTCCACGCTCTTCAAATGGCTGATCGCCGCCCTCAACGGGACGGCGAACTGGCTGGTCCGCCGCCTCGGCATCGAGCCGCAGGAGGAGCTGGCGAGCGCTCGTTCCCCGGAGGAACTGGGTCTGCTCGCCGCGATCAGCGCACAGGCCGGGGCGCTGCCCGACGAGACCGCGACGCTGCTGCGCCGGACCATCCGCTTCGGCGAGAAACGCGCCGCCAAGGCGATGACCCCGCGCGTCGACGTGGTCGGCCTGAAGACCACGGCCAGCATCGCTGACCTGATCACGGTGGCTCAGCAGACCGGGCACACCCGCTTTCCGGTGTACGAGGAGACGCTCGACGTGGTCATCGGGGTGGTCGGCGTGAACGAGGCGATCGGGGTCCCGCCCGAGCGCCGCGCCGCGATCAAGGTCGCGGCGGTCGCGAAGGAGCCGGTCTACGTCCCGGAGAGCCTCGGCCTGGACAAGGTCCTGGAGGCCCTGCGCGCCGCCGACGCCGACCTGGCGATCGTGGTCGACGAGTACGGCGGCACCGACGGCGTCGTGACGGTCGAGGACCTGATCGAGGAGCTGGTCGGTGAGATCGCCGACGAGTACGACACCGACCTCGACGAGACCGGCAGCCAGGAGTTGACCGCGCCCGGCGGCGAGAAGACGTTCCTGGTCGACGGGCTGCTCCGCGAGGACGAGGTGCTGGAACAGACCCGGTTCCGCCTGCCCGAGGGGCCGTACGAGACCCTGGCCGGCTTCCTCCTGGCCCGCCTCGGGCACATCCCGGTGGTCGGGGAGTCGCTGGAGGAGGACGGGTGGGAGTTCACCGTGATGGAGGTCGACAGGCACCGCATCGAGCAGGTGCGTGTCGTCGCCCCACCGGAGCCGTCCGATGACTGA
- a CDS encoding hemolysin family protein translates to MTELLFVAVLLIGNGLFVGGEFALIASRRTALEPLAETSKAARWALSAMSQIPLMIAGAQLGITICTLVLGALAEPTVAHLLEGPFAATGLPENAVHPVAFVFALVIVTFLHTVIGEMVPKNITLAGPERSALVLGPFMLAFCTATKPLLNAMRWASRLILKLWKIETTDAVKTVFTAEELAGMVTQARSEGLLGSEQYARIHAALGLNDRTAADTLLPWSRVTTVAADVSPATLEAVATRSGRSRFPVVQRDTRRVLGFVHVKDVLGFTATQRRLPVPAEVIRPLAVVAPERSLADLLLTMRRDRLHIVLVSDGRRPLGVITLDDVLHAVVGEPAGAASAAGVTGTAAKTR, encoded by the coding sequence ATGACTGAGCTGCTGTTCGTCGCGGTCCTGCTGATCGGCAACGGCCTCTTCGTGGGTGGCGAGTTCGCGCTCATCGCCTCCCGGCGCACCGCCCTGGAGCCGCTCGCCGAGACGTCCAAGGCGGCCCGCTGGGCGCTCTCCGCGATGAGCCAGATCCCGCTGATGATCGCCGGCGCGCAACTCGGCATCACGATCTGCACGCTGGTGCTGGGCGCGCTCGCCGAGCCGACCGTCGCGCACCTGCTGGAGGGACCGTTCGCGGCGACCGGCCTGCCGGAGAACGCCGTACACCCGGTGGCCTTCGTCTTCGCCCTGGTGATCGTGACGTTCCTGCACACGGTCATCGGCGAGATGGTGCCGAAGAACATCACGCTGGCCGGCCCGGAACGCTCGGCGCTCGTCCTGGGCCCCTTCATGCTGGCGTTCTGCACCGCCACGAAACCGCTGCTGAACGCGATGCGCTGGGCGTCCCGGCTGATCCTCAAGCTCTGGAAGATCGAGACCACCGACGCGGTGAAGACGGTCTTCACGGCCGAGGAACTGGCCGGCATGGTCACCCAGGCCCGCAGCGAGGGCCTGCTCGGATCGGAGCAGTACGCCCGGATCCACGCCGCGCTCGGCCTCAACGACCGCACCGCCGCCGACACGCTGCTGCCGTGGTCACGGGTGACGACGGTGGCGGCCGACGTCTCGCCGGCCACCCTCGAAGCGGTGGCGACCCGCAGTGGCCGCTCGCGCTTCCCGGTGGTTCAGCGCGACACCCGGCGGGTGCTCGGATTCGTGCACGTCAAGGACGTTCTGGGATTCACGGCGACGCAGCGCCGGCTGCCCGTCCCGGCCGAGGTGATCCGCCCGCTGGCGGTGGTCGCGCCGGAGCGGAGCCTCGCCGACCTGCTGCTCACCATGCGGCGCGACCGGCTGCACATCGTCCTGGTGAGCGACGGCCGGCGGCCGCTCGGCGTGATCACCCTGGACGACGTGCTGCACGCGGTGGTGGGTGAGCCGGCCGGTGCCGCGAGTGCGGCGGGCGTGACGGGTACGGCCGCGAAGACCCGCTGA